A stretch of the Uranotaenia lowii strain MFRU-FL chromosome 3, ASM2978415v1, whole genome shotgun sequence genome encodes the following:
- the LOC129758010 gene encoding mucin-17-like has product MEPNQQEASSPPSEEQSQPSTDPLAIDVPIESSEPTQDPLVEPESNTVDPIADTNDKPPSTDNSDQQQPAASSSDAASSEQQQQQQPTASESPSTSELITVNSSSGSSNVIRTPPPSQEPTNDPLDIGPSEQPHSNVENSTATAAEAASTVTNSSNISAQEDAQNFRRDYESSEISVSSSVNTVEDTSSNNTAEQSSATVGPSSSISTEQQQQEVIAGEKSPQSETPEQGVASSNDQPTSSSTNINSSGSVSSNNNGSKSCSSSNSSSSSGNSASAGVSSLSAVNGDNSLEIKGISDLSILDVTQGNDDEIEVKVEGGSLMHKVIKFSLLNGMQDSSKRLENSRLIMSGVSNNGEATLATTSSLSRVVLGGAPMRHEEKSKEESFKSAAVTLDNKTTPPACASTSRPQSVEPSSSSSSNSGDSNAGHSEGNDAKQNRTEQQQQPTAVQSPTEVRHSSLENKVSITSETVREQSETYNRSSSLDFREWPQSTSSSSPVVPRDQPTTIVTSAASTTAPQSPLENAPKSTKETEQMPPTSVSHRPKAMYHAELPDFSKSLFSAANLSSSTSSPVTTATPSTTTSTPTTISSNEMPATKSLSQLQMKTPDFSRVLPSTAGSPVPASQSSIVQSTAPRSHGLQIANPDFSKSFAPKGQYPPTNSNPRIEERVPSSYVNQSSFAEISKQRNYISDLQLKNPQSEAINQQYSSVVKGPSSGPSLNSYRMDKPPVSQPPSKPYHIPPHPTIAQLEEPKAHVIHKASGTPEAAPSSTKTWNPAVDYNNSKPYPQPNERERYSQQYPTTGHKGPPPLTSDPYAGYPPYSAIKGKEPPPTPAATHPGGIIVNNVKTYYPEPSQSLPKTKEPEFRLDQKEKQLRQEGTIITLKPNDTRPPPAPAASHYPPQPMYQQQQHAPRSRSPSAERREAQMMASSQEILYRDFKLKQSYAEMPPQMQSAPRHPPTGRPVIEEPRGSRDRSPYDPYYRGPPPPGGPSPQPSKGYPTQAELYKQPPSPATSSATPSPTFHHMQSQSPVTSKHHQQQMASGSMNPPSNWPGQSRVIASPHGGSATSSPIPAPPSVSPNQFQHPKNSPSPVNVLGPSPVYKSPSPSSSSSPSPYPPVPANSITKYTQYYPSGNGERVVSIEVDKESYKAGFKGLDYNMEQKFAEVCQAHRLRENQAVVVSKPSDPYRNPAYAPQPQPQQHPQMPNAQHPKHQDPYRDEYGRPRAAPPGAVHVHPSAGAHYAGSRYPVPQEGPSQYDPYYPHHPKTKEVRRPEQPHHSSQSKGPSPAPSQRYASNESVYQQSKPSVNYGPQQPPSSRPTQHHPSPYQSGGESPHHGPQPSSGRSPYPVPNNRYERPPEKQPTVISTPPFNTQERTVQRTIYPEQKPQQMDPYHQPHPSGHPYQQQPQPHPPKASQPYPQHPPQMPPNMILSNREPSWSYQQQPTHHGGPPQPQPGPSGYGPERTPATRDERQNPVIQPPMNKNIPVKVIATTNPVPQTPSSTVIAPATSTTKSESPLDLSVKTIKTKADSTGSDEYGHGSRSREGVPKVNFNPNFGKHIPERPPAESRQPQPPQPQSYHVSQQSRESQPVYPASSSVKAPAAPVGGPLPPDRRQIPVGSPAIPPGYDKKTDAYMSTNYRAVGGPPPPMKDSRYPSDNRYPQQPGRPNYPPVDPRESSGPNYGALHPSGYPHRMLPEEAQAHHPYSQGSSAPPKSDPYYAKPGSSNSTRNVYGSTYDMNRMPAKQPAMPPKHPSQPDDPRLEDRRFVESMLKKQSSPSADVIADLQAGKFTTRLPTALAPNKKRPAESIPKTSPNKMVRLEEQPSQIHRPYEATYRHPLYPPGSSSAPRDYYPVPVKHEPVSPQPPGGGGPHYQDRRPEAPSITRGVLNTAPPHHHLPPSSVPSSHSQARPIDSHPSVITSYHASRPLEVVRSTRDESPHHQHHSRQPAYGAPPDEKHSYPRPEPFRHGHGDSAKYFGSSLDKPTNQQYHTPQTTSSTVVMQSHIQYGGHHSVHQPPQQPVHQKRPDVLQSAPRNEMYHPAQSGHIVRPSGSSIDARQQYEHNQRMMSAESSSMPKIDANQSVITEQPQPALASPQHRGVTDQSVISKLRNSLEQKERINQLRKQTSSEMSEEDQSKPIDLPPSHFRSKGAMKAYTPIPAFDAPNNTQNQQPFLGGQQAPPSAAAPQQPIAPSPKPMKPEPLDSTPKEPKTEQPPENEGPSAFDILDWGSACNEFVEQLQTGKKRGRRKKGFGMKRDNEPGLTETFRNDLPGVSSSAISEVPQEVLQSASQEMQDLGSSSDEDKPLLLLKQQPFDPIEDVKDVHSNAILMSTKEKLSEKIARNMREKQRLELEQKLEAKLGRSSSSEDESDAKRIVQRSKMRARKLRNRLSVPLKFSDINTDEEDEEEEEEENQAKDLRKRKRLIQTSSESEAETPIKKPTRCQSQVKQENGADMSSDEEDPKSQSPRKNEKTPEIKNEPENRAIHSDSDSNQRKTEERTSGKKTNQAAAAHSSGSDSEKSETSEKKEAIKRGRRKAKVLVSESEESLESMETMTRSKRKLELEKQRSNSKVLRNDKVVGNFVKDRKKHDNTTPQKGKKGLTNTKLDHTKKRILDSDSDAKLAKKRTRKTSKRLSSSGSESSEESDVETMSERLRARRHKTSETSAPSSASKRGHSQDSRTPAKNSSKEDKKNAKQEPPKKRGPKPKKTSKDCASENTKENFYPGWEKELYEYKRSLKVPPQLITIRGRQYVHRISASLPDLDSHHSDESETFSEIVKKINQKDGGKKMKTKAAAKQEGKSKEESKKIDDNKKFSSIIELLHERMLRHGRSGKTKKGKAISEKDLLKSKSEFELLPTPGAESEELFNKRKKSLFDTAIFKSRTRTEQKVMQSKEIIREVFGGDDERPQSAPPLGFVPGPKILTYDEMYNDLLTKSNNVATFLAQKKAQEEKAIASASGLTGGSVRIKIEDLDDETQDSILDKFNAEEGDTPSVASERDLATPVSFKGVGKKKAYKSRRKGSSGFDYIRKKKKPTPVNNNGENSTPVVPKKKLTSAFEKMQSKDESHINKEIRSWVLNKGVGESVLHKAARLGYTDVIVYCLERLEMDPDQKDNAGYTPLHEACAKGHLDICNYLLKYGASHSETAVSGIRPLHEAVENSFIEVTRLLLAFGADPMLATYAGQTPIQLAENNEMTLFLENHLIDIQSMSPLKTGWKFDGPWKTYDPEENGCDLFSDIPGFSDDETHHNSSSTTERSSLSTSTRQSDIYLPPPSAPIPKLQPPVVKKCDSNSNIMNFDLRLDNELTNSIEQRKYKDCAVVLNDIQELSAGRQNQQPTYINGELTHHKSRCYPEARNGLTDCDRGAEDVDSGNDDGDGEFMFEYEEAERPLPPLYLLKDDHAGDKWVLMTDLCNFLKLKSKEAVMKHICSSSNAITSNGPSTGQQSNNTNAGGGGGQTVTPNSTGATRGELIREMKIEEFLSRSSCLQLLCAGEKLNINSNKVILVKYNDNVRNLLQVQTRMTRI; this is encoded by the exons ATGGAACCGAATCAGCAAGAAGCGTCTTCACCCCCATCGGAGGAGCAATCACAACCATCGACTGATCCACTGGCCATCGATGTTCCGATCGAATCGTCGGAACCAACTCAAGATCCATTGGTGGAGCCTGAATCGAACACAGTGGATCCAATCGCTGATACCAATGATAAACCTCCATCAACAGATAACTCCGATCAGCAACAACCCGCTGCATCCAGTTCAGATGCAGCATCGTCggagcaacagcagcagcagcagccgacTGCCTCAGAATCTCCATCCACATCAGAACTGATCACCGTTAACAGCAGTAGCGGTAGTAGTAATGTGATAAGAACGCCGCCTCCCTCTCAGGAGCCGACCAACGATCCATTGGATATCGGTCCGAGTGAACAGCCACACAGCAATGTCGAAAATTCGACAGCTACAGCTGCCGAAGCAGCATCCACCGTAACGAATTCATCAAACATCTCTGCGCAAGAAGATGCGCAGAACTTTAGAAGGGATTATGAAAGCAGTGAAATCAGCGTTAGCAGTAGTGTGAATACGGTCGAAGATACGTCGTCCAACAATACGGCTGAGCAAAGCTCGGCAACAGTTGGACCATCTTCATCGATCAGTACTGAACAACAGCAGCAAGAAGTGATAGCCGGAGAGAAATCTCCTCAAAGTGAAACCCCAGAGCAAGGAGTGGCGTCGTCTAATGACCAACCGACGTCCAGCAGCACCAATATCAATAGCAGCGGTAGTGTTAGTAGCAACAATAATGGTTCTAAAAGCTGTagtagcagcaacagcagcagcagtagtgGGAACAGCGCTAGCGCAGGCGTCAGTAGCCTGAGCGCCGTCAATGGTGATAATAGTTTAGAGATCAAAGGTATTAGTGATTTAAGCATACTCGATGTTACCCAAGGTAACGATGATGAGATTGAAGTGAAGGTAGAAGGAGGCAGCTTGATGCACAAAGTGATAAAGTTTTCTCTGCTCAATGGAATGCAGGACAGTAGTAAACGGTTGGAGAATAGTCGACTTATCATGAGCGGTGTTAGTAACAACGGAGAGGCTACTCTTGCGACGACTTCATCTCTCAGTAGGGTCGTTTTAGGCGGTGCCCCTATGAGGCATGAAGAAAAATCTAAGGAAGAGAGTTTTAAAAGTGCAGCTGTTACGCTGGACAACAAAACAACACCTCCTGCCTGTGCTAGTACATCGAGGCCTCAGTCTGTAGAACCTAGTTCGTCGTCGTCGAGTAATAGCGGCGACAGCAATGCTGGTCATAGTGAAGGAAACGATGCCAAACAAAACCGGAcagagcaacaacaacaaccaacgGCAGTGCAAAGCCCAACAGAAGTGCGACATTCCAGTTTAGAAAACAAAGTATCCATCACTAGTGAAACAGTGCGAGAACAAAGCGAAACCTATAACCGAAGTTCTTCCTTAGATTTTCGGGAATGGCCTCAATCCACTAGTAGTAGCAGTCCTGTAGTTCCTAGAGACCAGCCAACGACAATCGTCACTTCGGCTGCCTCCACGACTGCTCCTCAATCGCCGTTAGAAAATGCCCCCAAATCAACTAAAGAGACTGAGCAGATGCCTCCAACAAGTGTATCACATCGGCCAAAGGCAATGTATCATGCCGAGTTACCAGACTTCAGCAAGTCATTATTCTCCGCTGCAAATCTTTCTTCCTCAACGTCGTCTCCTGTTACAACTGCAACACCAAGTACTACGACTTCTACTCCTACTACTATCAGTAGCAACGAGATGCCCGCCACTAAGAGCCTTAGCCAACTGCAGATGAAGACTCCAGATTTTAGTCGAGTGCTTCCAAGCACCGCAGGGAGTCCTGTTCCAGCAAGTCAAAGTTCAATTGTCCAATCGACTGCTCCCCGGTCCCACGGATTACAAATCGCCAATCCAGATTTTTCGAAAAGCTTTGCACCAAAGGGCCAATACCCTCCGACGAACAGCAATCCTCGAATAGAAGAGAGAGTACCATCCTCCTACGTCAATCAATCGTCATTCGCCGAAATCAGTAAGCAACGAAATTACATCAGCGATCTGCAGCTGAAAAATCCTCAATCTGAAGCGATAAACCAACAGTATTCATCGGTTGTGAAGGGACCATCATCCGGTCCCAGCCTGAATAGTTATCGAATGGACAAACCACCTGTATCACAACCACCTTCCAAACCGTACCATATTCCTCCACATCCCACCATTGCGCAGTTAGAAGAACCAAAAGCCCATGTGATACACAAAGCTTCCGGAACACCCGAGGCAGCTCCTTCATCTACCAAAACCTGGAATCCAGCGGTAGACTACAACAACTCGAAACCCTACCCGCAACCCAATGAACGAGAGCGCTACTCACAGCAATATCCTACTACAGGCCACAAAGGCCCACCACCATTAACAAGTGATCCATACGCTGGTTATCCCCCTTACTCCGCTATCAAAGGGAAAGAACCACCCCCAACACCAGCAGCTACCCATCCGGGAGGTATAATTGTCAACAACGTCAAAACGTACTACCCGGAACCCTCCCAGTCGCTTCCGAAAACCAAAGAACCGGAGTTCCGTCTGGATCAAAAGGAGAAACAACTTCGGCAGGAAGGTACCATCATAACCCTAAAACCGAACGACACTCGACCTCCACCGGCACCAGCAGCCTCTCACTACCCACCTCAGCCAATGTATCAACAACAGCAACACGCACCTCGATCAAGATCACCATCGGCCGAGAGACGGGAAGCTCAAATGATGGCCTCATCCCAAGAGATTCTCTACCGAGATTTCAAACTAAAGCAATCCTACGCAGAAATGCCTCCGCAAATGCAATCGGCCCCTAGACATCCACCGACAGGGCGCCCCGTCATCGAGGAACCACGAGGCTCTCGAGATCGTTCTCCCTACGATCCGTATTACCGAGGTCCACCACCGCCAGGGGGACCTTCACCTCAACCCAGCAAAGGCTATCCAACTCAAGCTGAGCTATACAAACAACCGCCGAGTCCAGCTACCTCATCAGCTACTCCGTCACCAACCTTCCATCACATGCAGAGTCAGAGTCCAGTAACAAGCAAACACCATCAGCAGCAAATGGCTTCCGGTTCAATGAACCCCCCGTCGAATTGGCCCGGTCAAAGCCGAGTCATAGCTAGTCCTCACGGTGGCAGTGCAACATCATCACCAATTCCGGCACCACCCTCCGTGAGCCCAAATCAATTCCAACACCCGAAAAATTCTCCGAGTCCGGTTAACGTACTCGGACCAAGTCCCGTCTACAAATCACCGAGCCCTTCGTCATCCTCTTCACCGTCTCCCTATCCACCTGTCCCCGCCAATTCCATCACAAAGTACACTCAGTACTACCCGAGTGGCAACGGAGAACGGGTCGTGAGCATCGAAGTTGACAAAGAATCCTACAAAGCCGGTTTCAAAGGCCTCGATTATAATATGGAGCAAAAGTTTGCGGAGGTCTGTCAAGCCCATCGCTTGAGGGAAAACCAAGCAGTTGTTGTGAGCAAACCTAGTGATCCTTACAGGAACCCCGCTTATGCTCCTCAGCCTCAGCCCCAACAACATCCGCAAATGCCGAACGCTCAACACCCTAAACACCAAGATCCGTACAGAGACGAATACGGACGACCACGGGCTGCGCCACCAGGTGCAGTTCACGTCCATCCCTCTGCAGGTGCTCACTACGCTGGGTCACGCTACCCAGTGCCTCAAGAAGGCCCCAGTCAGTATGATCCGTACTATCCTCACCATCCAAAGACTAAAGAAGTTCGGAGGCCTGAACAGCCGCACCATTCATCACAGAGCAAAGGTCCATCCCCGGCTCCTAGTCAGAGATATGCCTCTAACGAGTCCGTGTACCAACAATCTAAGCCATCCGTAAACTACGGACCGCAACAACCACCTTCTTCAAGGCCAACTCAGCATCACCCCAGCCCTTATCAATCGGGCGGAGAATCACCTCATCACGGACCTCAACCTTCATCCGGTAGAAGTCCATACCCGGTTCCAAACAACCGTTACGAGAGGCCTCCAGAAAAACAACCAACCGTTATCAGTACACCACCCTTCAACACCCAAGAACGAACAGTTCAACGAACCATTTACCCGGAGCAGAAACCCCAACAGATGGACCCTTACCATCAACCGCATCCGAGTGGGCATCCCTATCAACAGCAACCACAGCCACATCCTCCGAAAGCATCTCAGCCGTATCCTCAGCATCCGCCTCAGATGCCACCGAACATGATCTTGTCTAATCGCGAACCAAGTTGGTCCTATCAACAGCAGCCCACTCATCATGGAGGCCCACCGCAACCTCAACCCGGACCTTCTGGGTACGGTCCGGAACGAACACCGGCAACTCGCGATGAAAGACAAAACCCGGTCATTCAACCTCCAATGAACAAAAACATCCCGGTCAAGGTGATCGCCACAACCAACCCCGTTCCTCAAACTCCATCATCCACTGTGATAGCTCCGGCCACTAGTACTACCAAATCCGAATCTCCTCTGGATCTCTCGGTGAAAACAATCAAAACCAAGGCCGATTCAACGGGAAGCGATGAATACGGACATGGGAGCCGAAGTCGCGAAGGTGTCCCGAAGGTTAACTTCAACCCCAACTTTGGAAAACATATACCCGAACGACCACCGGCAGAAAGTAGACAGCCGCAGCCACCGCAGCCCCAGTCCTATCACGTTTCTCAACAATCCAGAGAGTCTCAGCCGGTTTACCCTGCATCTTCATCAGTTAAAGCTCCTGCGGCACCAGTGGGTGGTCCACTACCACCGGATCGTCGACAAATACCAGTGGGTAGTCCAGCAATTCCTCCTGGCTATGACAAGAAAACTGACGCTTACATGTCGACAAACTACAGAGCGGTCGGAGGACCTCCACCTCCGATGAAAGATTCACGTTATCCTAGCGATAATCGTTACCCTCAACAACCCGGTAGGCCTAACTATCCTCCGGTTGACCCACGTGAGTCATCTGGGCCAAACTATGGAGCACTCCATCCCAGTGGATACCCTCACCGAATGTTGCCCGAAGAGGCTCAAGCTCATCATCCCTATTCTCAAGGTTCCAGTGCTCCTCCAAAATCTGACCCTTACTACGCAAAACCTGGATCTTCAAACAGCACTAGAAACGTGTATGGCTCCACTTATGACATGAATCGTATGCCTGCTAAACAACCAGCAATGCCTCCAAAACATCCGTCGCAACCAGACGACCCTCGCCTGGAAGATCGTCGTTTCGTCGAAAGTATGCTCAAAAAACAGTCCTCACCATCGGCTGATGTGATTGCTGATCTGCAGGCCGGTAAATTCACAACTCGACTTCCAACGGCACTTGCTCCAAACAAGAAACGACCTGCAGAGTCGATCCCCAAGACCTCTCCCAACAAAATGGTTAGGCTTGAGGAACAACCGTCACAGATCCATAGACCCTACGAAGCCACATACCGACACCCTTTGTATCCTCCGGGGAGTTCTTCTGCTCCAAGAGACTACTACCCGGTTCCTGTCAAACATGAACCTGTGAGTCCTCAACCCCCGGGGGGAGGAGGACCACACTATCAAGATAGACGGCCGGAAGCGCCCTCTATAACACGTGGTGTGCTGAACACTGCTCCACCACATCATCACTTACCTCCGTCATCGGTGCCTTCCAGCCATTCTCAAGCACGACCGATCGATTCGCATCCCTCAGTGATCACAAGCTACCACGCGAGTCGACCACTCGAAGTAGTTCGCTCAACGAGAGACGAATCTCCGCACCATCAACATCACAGTAGACAACCGGCTTACGGAGCGCCTCCAGATGAAAAACATTCCTACCCGAGACCGGAGCCCTTTCGTCACGGCCACGGTGATTCGGCAAAATACTTCGGATCATCGTTAGACAAACCAACCAACCAACAATATCACACTCCTCAAACAACTTCGTCTACGGTTGTTATGCAATCTCACATCCAATACGGTGGACATCATTCAGTTCATCAGCCACCACAACAACCAGTCCATCAAAAGCGACCGGACGTTCTACAGAGTGCTCCCCGTAATGAAATGTACCATCCTGCTCAAAGTGGTCACATAGTGCGTCCTTCTGGTAGCAGTATAGATGCGAGGCAACAGTACGAACACAATCAGCGAATGATGTCTGCTGAATCTAGCTCCATGCCAAAGATTGACGCTAACCAGTCTGTTATCACTGAACAGCCCCAGCCAGCACTGGCATCTCCGCAACATAGAGGTGTAACAGACCAATCGGTCATCTCCAAGCTGCGGAACAGCCTCGAGCAAAAAGAGCGCATCAACCAGCTGCGTAAACAAACCAGCTCCGAGATGTCCGAAGAAGATCAGTCCAAACCAATAGATCTTCCACCGTCCCACTTTCGTTCCAAAGGAGCCATGAAAGCTTACACGCCAATACCGGCCTTCGATGCACCTAACAACACTCAAAACCAGCAGCCCTTTCTTGGCGGCCAACAGGCACCACCATCAGCCGCAGCACCTCAACAGCCAATAGCACCAAGCCCAAAACCAATGAAACCGGAACCTTTAGACTCTACCCCAAAGGAACCAAAAACTGAACAGCCTCCGGAAAACGAAGGACCCTCGGCCTTCGACATCCTCGACTGGGGGAGCGCTTGCAACGAGTTTGTCGAACAACTACAAACGGGGAAAAAGCGGGGTCGTCGGAAAAAAGGCTTCGGAATGAAACGAGACAATGAACCTGGTTTGACGGAAACTTTTCGCAATGATCTACCCGGCGTGTCGAGTAGTGCAATTTCGGAAGTTCCACAGGAAGTTCTGCAATCTGCTTCCCAGGAAATGCAGGATTTGGGCTCTTCTAGTGACGAAGACAAACCGCTTCTTTTGCTTAAACAGCAACCATTCGATCCGATTGAAGACGTAAAAGATGTTCATTCCAACGCCATTCTAATGTCTACAAAAGAAAAACTCTCGGAAAAGATTGCTAGAAACATGAGGGAGAAACAACGGCTGGAGTTGGAACAAAAGCTGGAGGCTAAGTTGGGCAGATCGAGTAGTTCCGAAGATGAGTCGGATGCTAAACGAATAGTACAACGATCGAAGATGCGTGCTCGTAAGCTAAGAAACCGATTGAGCGTTCCTTTGAAATTTTCCGACATCAACACCGATGAGGAGGATGAAGAGGAAGAAGAGGAGGAGAATCAAGCGAAAGATCTCCGTAAACGCAAGCGACTTATACAGACTTCATCGGAATCGGAAGCTGAGACCCCGATCAAGAAACCGACTCGCTGTCAATCGCAAGTCAAACAGGAGAATGGCGCAGACATGAGCTCGGACGAAGAGGACCCAAAGTCACAGTCACCGAGGAAGAATGAAAAGACCCCAGAAATCAAGAATGAACCGGAAAATCGAGCGATTCATTCGGACAGTGATTCAAATCAACGGAAAACAGAAGAACGAACTAGCGGGaagaaaactaatcaagcagcTGCCGCACACTCCAGTGGAAGTGATTCGGAAAAGAGTGAAACGAGCGAAAAGAAGGAAGCAATAAAGCGTGGACGTCGCAAAGCGAAGGTGCTGGTTTCTGAAAGCGAGGAATCACTGGAATCCATGGAGACGATGACTCGATCCAAACGGAAGCTGGAACTGGAAAAGCAACGTTCCAACAGCAAGGTTCTACGAAATGACAAAGTAGTTGGAAATTTTGTTAAAGATCGTAAAAAGCATGACAACACAACGCCACAGAAAGGTAAAAAAGGATTGACGAACACCAAGTTGGACCACACCAAGAAACGCATCCTGGACAGTGATTCCGATGCAAAGCTGGCTAAGAAACGAACAAGAAAAACGTCGAAGCGTCTATCTTCATCTGGGTCGGAGAGTTCTGAGGAGAGCGACGTTGAAACTATGTCGGAGAGACTCAGAGCGCGCAGACACAAGACTTCGGAAACATCAGCTCCGTCGTCAGCTTCAAAACGAGGCCACAGTCAAGACAGCAGAACTCCAGCTAAAAACAGTAGCAAGGAGGATAAGAAAAATGCTAAACAGGAACCACCGAAAAAGCGTGGTCCGAAACCaaagaaaacttcaaaagaCTGCGCCTCGGAGAATACCAAAGAGAATTTTTATCCTGGATGGGAGAAAGAGCTGTACGAATATAAGCGTTCACTGAAAGTTCCTCCGCAACTGATTACGATAAGAGGGAGACAGTACGTTCACAGAATATCGGCTTCCCTTCCCGATTTGGATTCCCACCACAGCGATGAATCGGAAACCTTTTCGGAAATTGTCAAGAAGATCAACCAGAAAGATGGAGGCAAGAAGATGAAAACAAAAGCCGCAGCAAAGCAGGAAGGCAAAAGCAAAGAGGAGAGCAAGAAAATCGATGACAACAAGAAGTTCAGTTCGATTATAGAATTGCTACACGAGAGGATGCTTCGACATGGAAGGAGTGGGAAGACAAAAAAGGGCAAGGCAATCAGCGAAAAGGATCTTCTGAAGTCCAAGTCCGAGTTCGAGTTACTTCCGACACCGGGAGCGGAGAGTGAGGAACTGTTCAATAAAAGGAAGAAGTCTCTATTCGATACGGCAATCTTCAAATCGAGAACCCGAACCGAACAGAAGGTGATGCAAAGCAAAGAAATCATTCGGGAGGTTTTCGGAGGAGATGATGAACGACCTCAGTCTGCACCGCCTTTGGGTTTCGTGCCGGGACCGAAAATCTTGACCTACGATGAGATGTACAACGATTTGCTGACCAAGAGCAACAATGTTGCAACTTTTCTAGCACAGAAGAAAGCCCAAGAGGAGAAAGCTATCGCTTCGGCATCCGGTTTGACCGGTGGATCTGTGCGCATCAAGATTGAAGATTTGGACGACGAAACGCAGGACAGTATTTTGGATAAGTTCAACGCGGAGGAAGGCGATACACCTTCGGTTGCATCGGAACGAGACCTGGCAACTCCGGTCTCGTTTAAAGGTGTCGGTAAGAAGAAAGCTTATAAAAGTCGTCGAAAAGGGAGTTCTGGCTTCGACTACATCcgcaagaagaaaaaacccacaCCAGTGAACAATAATGGAGAGAACAGCACCCCTGTGGTACCGAAGAAAAAGCTCACGTCGGCCTTTGAGAAGATGCAATCTAAAGATGAGTCGCACATCAACAAAGAGATTCGCAGCTGGGTATTGAACAAAGGTGTTGGCGAAAGCGTTTTGCACAAGGCTGCTCGACTCGGGTATACG GATGTCATTGTTTACTGTTTGGAGCGCCTGGAGATGGATCCAGACCAGAAAGACAACGCCGGCTATACGCCATTGCACGAAGCCTGCGCCAAGGGACATCTGGATATCTGCAACTACTTGCTGAAGTACGGTGCCAGTCATTCGGAGACGGCCGTCTCCGGAATACGACCGTTACACGAAGCAGTGGAAAATTCGTTCATAGAGGTTACTCGTTTGCTGCTGGCTTTCGGCGCCGATCCGATGCTCGCAACCTACGCCGGTCAAACGCCGATTCAGCTGGCCGAGAATAACGAGATGACCCTGTTTCTCGAGAACCACTTGATAGATATTCAAAGCATGAGTCCACTTAAAACTGGTTGGAAGTTTGACGGGCCCTGGAAAACTTATG acCCAGAAGAAAACGGCTGTGATCTGTTTTCCGATATTCCCGGGTTTTCCGATGACGAAACTCATCACAACAGCTCGTCAACGACGGAACGTTCTTCCCTAAGCACTTCCACTCGGCAATCGGACATCTACCTTCCACCACCTTCGGCACCGATACCGAAACTTCAGCCGCCAGTCGTCAAAAAGTGCGATTCTAACTCCAACATCATGAACTTCGACCTGCGTTTGGACAACGAACTGACCAATTCCATCGAGCAGCGCAAGTACAAGGATTGCGCCGTGGTGCTGAACGACATTCAGGAACTGAGTGCTGGAAGACAAAACCAGCAGCCAACCTACATCAACGGGGAGCTGACGCATCATAAGTCTCGCTGCTACCCGGAAGCGCGGAATGGGCTAACGGACTGCGATCGGGGGGCAGAGGATGTGGACAGTGGAAACGACGATGGCGATGGGGAGTTTATGTTCGAGTACGAGGAAGCCGAGCGGCCCCTTCCGCCGTTGTACTTGCTGAAGGATGACCACGCCGGGGACAAGTGGGTGTTGATGACGGATCTGTGCAACTTCCTGAAGCTGAAGTCGAAAGAGGCCGTTATGAAGCAT atATGCTCATCCAGCAACGCCATCACCTCAAATGGTCCATCGACGGGGCAGCAGTCAAATAACACAAACGCAGGAGGAGGAGGAGGCCAAACAGTGACACCCAACTCCACCGGTGCCACCCGAGGCGAGCTGATACGGGAGATGAAGATCGAGGAATTCCTGTCCCGCTCCAGCTGCCTGCAGCTGCTGTGCGCCGGCGAGAAGCTCAACATCAACTCCAACAAGGTGATCCTGGTCAAGTACAACGACAACGTGCGCAACCTGCTGCAGGTGCAAACGCGAATGACGAGGATCTAG